The following proteins come from a genomic window of Streptomyces sp. GS7:
- a CDS encoding ArnT family glycosyltransferase, with protein MATAPLTGAPTDPGRRIRRACHARRRQRPSVNWELSALLLILAAAAVLYAWGIDRAGVHPYYSAAVRSMAANWHAFVYGGLDPSGSITVDKIPGALWPQALSVMLFGPHNWAVVLPQVLEGVLAVWALHRIVRAWAGPTAGLLAALALTLTPITVALNRHTIPDTLLVLLLVLAAGSLQRAVTTGGLLPLLGCGTWVGLAFQAKMLQAWLVLPVFAAVYQLAAPGSPLERARRVLLAGVTTILVSCSWLLLVGATPAENRPYIDGTTNNNPFTLVFGYNGLSRFGHDPHALGAVAGTAASRTTGNTGWTMLVNESLGPQISWLLPLAVLALVLGVWWRAGLPRTDRLRTGFLLWGGWLAVHVVVFSNSNGNHGYYTAVLAPSLAALTGGGLAVFRSEHRAGGRRRAALPVAIGLTALWAAAVEGPHSAFAPWLLPMVLMLGLCGTVGLWTSGPDTTRRAVHSALAAALAAVLLAPAVWAASCLDRRYPGSPIEPLAGPVGPDYQGTHHHRVRIPRNPLNQPSSRDAALLSYLSAHRSGEQYLLATQAAYGAEPLLRATSQPLLVMGGFTGLTPYPTPLRLSDLVATHHLRYALLTTRRPSTPATAWVRSICTRIPPSAYGRTSDGSFTLYDCARRDN; from the coding sequence ATGGCCACCGCACCCCTCACCGGAGCCCCCACCGACCCCGGCCGGCGCATCAGGCGCGCCTGCCACGCCAGACGCCGTCAACGGCCTTCTGTCAACTGGGAGTTGTCCGCGCTCCTGCTGATCCTGGCGGCGGCCGCGGTGCTCTACGCCTGGGGCATCGACCGTGCCGGGGTGCACCCGTACTACAGCGCGGCCGTGCGTTCCATGGCGGCGAACTGGCATGCCTTCGTCTACGGCGGGCTCGACCCGAGCGGCTCGATCACCGTGGACAAGATCCCCGGTGCGCTGTGGCCGCAGGCCCTTTCCGTCATGCTCTTCGGACCGCACAACTGGGCCGTGGTACTGCCGCAGGTCCTGGAAGGCGTACTGGCCGTCTGGGCGCTGCACCGCATCGTCCGTGCCTGGGCCGGCCCCACGGCGGGACTGCTCGCCGCGCTGGCCCTCACCCTCACCCCGATCACCGTCGCACTCAACCGGCACACCATCCCCGACACCCTGCTCGTGCTGCTGCTGGTCCTCGCCGCGGGATCGCTGCAAAGGGCCGTCACCACCGGCGGACTGCTGCCGCTGCTCGGCTGCGGAACATGGGTGGGGCTGGCCTTCCAGGCCAAGATGCTCCAGGCGTGGCTCGTGCTGCCGGTCTTCGCCGCCGTGTACCAACTGGCCGCGCCCGGCTCACCGTTGGAGCGGGCCCGGCGGGTGCTGCTCGCCGGAGTCACCACAATCCTCGTCTCCTGCTCCTGGCTGCTGCTGGTGGGGGCAACCCCCGCCGAGAACCGTCCCTACATCGACGGGACCACCAACAACAACCCCTTCACCCTGGTCTTCGGCTACAACGGGCTGAGCCGGTTCGGCCATGACCCGCATGCGCTGGGCGCCGTCGCCGGCACCGCCGCCAGCCGCACCACCGGCAACACCGGCTGGACCATGCTGGTCAACGAGAGCCTGGGCCCCCAGATCTCCTGGCTCCTGCCGCTCGCCGTACTGGCGTTGGTACTGGGCGTGTGGTGGCGCGCCGGACTCCCGCGCACCGACAGGCTGCGGACGGGGTTCCTGCTCTGGGGCGGCTGGCTGGCGGTGCACGTCGTGGTCTTCAGCAACTCCAACGGCAATCACGGCTACTACACCGCCGTACTGGCCCCGTCCCTCGCCGCGCTGACCGGGGGCGGCCTCGCCGTGTTCCGGTCCGAGCACCGTGCCGGCGGGCGACGCCGGGCCGCGCTGCCCGTCGCGATCGGGCTCACGGCCCTGTGGGCCGCGGCCGTGGAAGGCCCGCACAGCGCATTCGCCCCCTGGCTGCTGCCGATGGTGCTGATGCTCGGCCTGTGCGGGACCGTCGGTCTGTGGACCAGCGGGCCGGACACCACGCGCCGGGCGGTGCACAGCGCCCTGGCTGCGGCACTGGCGGCCGTACTGCTCGCCCCGGCCGTCTGGGCCGCCTCCTGCCTGGACCGGCGGTATCCCGGCTCACCCATCGAGCCACTGGCCGGACCGGTCGGACCCGACTATCAGGGGACGCACCACCACCGGGTCAGGATCCCGCGAAACCCTTTGAACCAGCCATCGTCGCGCGACGCCGCACTGCTGAGCTACCTGTCCGCGCACCGCTCCGGAGAGCAGTACCTGCTCGCCACCCAAGCCGCCTACGGCGCCGAACCCCTGCTGCGCGCCACCTCCCAACCCCTGCTGGTCATGGGCGGCTTCACCGGCCTGACCCCGTATCCGACCCCCCTGCGGCTGAGCGACCTGGTCGCCACCCACCACCTGCGCTACGCCCTGCTGACCACGCGCCGCCCGTCCACACCGGCAACGGCCTGGGTGAGGAGCATCTGCACCCGCATCCCGCCCAGCGCCTACGGCCGCACCTCGGACGGAAGCTTCACCCTCTACGACTGCGCTCGACGGGACAACTGA
- a CDS encoding NlpC/P60 family protein — translation MGTGPTPPRKPSRRQILGSAAGLAAAAVAGGYAWQRSRSDLPDRDVPIPTGGYRFERRDAPARTVVLAADDRVLATFTDGARTALLTGPTRTWSESRTTGAVVHGDAWVRLMGSAWSQGRERTAWFREWFPKALADRSPDALAVAFQYGDGAPDVRTASGLRYAGKAHFGPQVPGRQPDSFHYRDEKSDFYDYLGVPWTFPDGTRTSPEKERYGDVDCSGFMRLVWGYRMGYPMHATNDHGIGLPRRAYAIATRAPGVLLIPNTGQPPADLSLLLPGDLVFFSIDIGRPHGIDHCGMYLGPDDDGHPRFYSSRSQANGPTMGDLAGRATLDGHGFYARGLRMARRL, via the coding sequence ATGGGCACCGGCCCCACCCCGCCCCGCAAGCCGAGCCGCCGTCAGATCCTGGGCTCCGCCGCCGGCCTGGCCGCCGCCGCAGTCGCCGGCGGATACGCATGGCAGCGTTCCCGAAGCGACCTGCCGGACCGTGACGTCCCGATACCGACCGGCGGCTACCGCTTCGAACGCCGCGACGCGCCTGCTCGTACGGTGGTTCTCGCCGCCGATGACCGGGTGCTGGCCACCTTCACCGACGGCGCGCGCACCGCCCTGCTGACCGGCCCGACCCGTACCTGGAGCGAGTCGCGCACCACCGGCGCGGTGGTCCACGGCGATGCCTGGGTGCGGCTGATGGGCAGCGCATGGAGCCAGGGCAGGGAGCGAACCGCCTGGTTCAGGGAGTGGTTCCCCAAGGCGCTCGCCGACCGCAGTCCGGATGCCCTCGCGGTGGCCTTCCAGTACGGCGACGGGGCACCCGACGTGCGCACCGCATCGGGCCTGCGCTACGCCGGCAAGGCCCACTTCGGGCCGCAGGTTCCCGGCCGCCAGCCCGATTCGTTCCACTACCGCGACGAGAAGTCCGACTTCTACGACTACCTCGGCGTTCCCTGGACCTTCCCGGACGGCACCCGCACGTCCCCGGAGAAGGAACGCTACGGCGACGTGGACTGCTCCGGCTTCATGCGCCTGGTCTGGGGCTACCGCATGGGCTACCCCATGCACGCCACCAACGACCACGGGATCGGCCTGCCCCGCCGGGCCTATGCCATCGCCACCCGCGCCCCCGGCGTGCTGCTGATCCCCAACACCGGGCAGCCGCCGGCCGACCTGAGCCTGCTGCTCCCCGGCGACCTCGTCTTCTTCTCCATCGACATCGGCAGGCCGCACGGCATCGACCACTGCGGCATGTACCTGGGGCCGGACGACGACGGGCATCCGCGCTTCTACTCCAGCCGCTCGCAGGCCAACGGGCCCACCATGGGCGACCTGGCCGGCCGCGCGACGCTCGACGGCCATGGCTTCTACGCCCGGGGGTTGCGCATGGCCCGCCGCCTGTGA
- a CDS encoding poly-gamma-glutamate biosynthesis protein PgsC/CapC has product MIPVNVTPQTAALGIALGLVFSLVCYLTTNLSPGGMITPGWLALTLVTDVVRAAMVIGVTALTLAATKLLQRHVILYGKRLFAAVVLSAVLLQTTVMLALQHEFPLLYTAQTLGFIVPGLIAYQLVRQPLAATVISTTAVTLGTYVVLVAGLLLGALPVG; this is encoded by the coding sequence GTGATCCCCGTCAACGTCACTCCGCAGACCGCCGCACTGGGGATCGCCCTGGGACTGGTCTTCTCGCTGGTCTGCTACCTGACCACCAACCTCTCTCCCGGCGGCATGATCACCCCCGGCTGGCTGGCGCTGACCCTCGTCACCGATGTGGTCCGGGCCGCGATGGTGATCGGTGTCACCGCGCTCACCCTCGCCGCGACCAAGCTCCTCCAGCGACATGTGATCCTCTACGGGAAACGGCTCTTCGCCGCCGTGGTGCTGTCCGCGGTGCTGCTCCAGACCACGGTGATGCTCGCGCTCCAGCACGAGTTCCCGCTCCTCTACACGGCCCAGACCCTGGGCTTCATCGTCCCCGGCCTGATCGCCTATCAGCTCGTTCGGCAACCGCTGGCGGCCACCGTGATCTCCACCACCGCGGTGACCCTCGGCACGTATGTGGTGCTGGTCGCCGGGCTGCTGCTGGGGGCGCTGCCCGTCGGCTGA
- the pgsB gene encoding poly-gamma-glutamate synthase PgsB, with protein sequence MLFLYVVLLLSCTVLLVAGVLEQRRHYAALAHIPARVLVNGIRGKSSITRLCAGALRGGGLVTVAKTTGTAARFIHPDATEEPVYRKLGIANVVEQIGIVRRAAAYRPDALVIECMAVMPALQEINQEKLIRSTIGVLCNVREDHLDEMGPTLDDVARSLSRSMPVGGICVTAEQERLHILKAEADKRRCRLITVDPESVTDEELRGFSWFTFKENVAIALAVAELLGVDRATALRGMWDAPPDPGVLSVERYRTPDGKRLRFANVFAANDPESTLMNVRQLAELGAIRRPLNVVVNCRPDRVERNGQMGAIVPDLDPETVFLIGHPTRSARDGIPSDWSSGRVVDLGGDRRDAQELTGAILAELGPDSSLVAIGNIHGQGELFLEHLGRLPIDPADEPLPVAHPPEPEPYRWVASLNAPTPGPPALPPSSALTPARHEPTRTQQ encoded by the coding sequence GTGCTTTTCCTCTACGTTGTGCTGCTGCTGAGCTGCACCGTGCTGCTGGTCGCCGGCGTGCTGGAGCAGCGGCGCCACTACGCCGCGCTGGCGCACATCCCCGCCCGGGTGCTGGTCAACGGCATCCGCGGCAAGAGTTCCATCACCCGGCTGTGCGCGGGGGCGCTGCGCGGCGGGGGACTGGTCACCGTGGCCAAGACCACCGGCACCGCCGCCCGGTTCATCCACCCGGACGCCACCGAGGAGCCGGTGTACCGGAAGTTGGGCATCGCGAACGTCGTCGAGCAGATCGGCATCGTCCGACGCGCGGCGGCCTACCGTCCGGACGCCCTGGTGATCGAGTGCATGGCGGTGATGCCCGCACTCCAGGAGATCAACCAGGAGAAGCTGATCCGCTCCACGATCGGCGTGCTGTGCAACGTCCGCGAGGACCACCTCGACGAGATGGGCCCGACGTTGGACGACGTGGCCCGCTCGCTGTCGAGGTCGATGCCGGTCGGGGGGATCTGCGTCACCGCCGAGCAGGAGCGGCTGCACATCCTCAAGGCGGAGGCGGACAAACGGAGATGCCGCCTGATCACGGTCGATCCGGAGTCGGTCACCGACGAGGAGTTGCGCGGGTTCAGCTGGTTCACGTTCAAGGAGAACGTCGCCATCGCGCTGGCGGTGGCCGAACTGCTCGGCGTGGACCGGGCCACCGCACTGCGCGGCATGTGGGACGCACCACCGGACCCCGGCGTGCTCTCCGTCGAGCGCTACCGCACACCGGACGGCAAGCGGCTGCGCTTCGCCAACGTCTTCGCCGCCAACGACCCCGAGTCGACGCTGATGAACGTCCGTCAGCTGGCCGAACTCGGCGCGATCCGGCGCCCGTTGAACGTGGTCGTCAACTGCCGCCCGGACCGGGTCGAACGCAACGGGCAGATGGGGGCGATCGTCCCCGACCTGGACCCGGAGACGGTCTTCCTCATCGGGCATCCGACCAGGAGCGCCCGCGACGGCATCCCGTCGGACTGGTCGTCGGGCCGGGTGGTGGACCTGGGAGGCGACCGGCGCGACGCCCAGGAGCTGACCGGCGCCATCCTCGCCGAACTGGGCCCGGATTCCTCGCTGGTGGCCATCGGCAACATCCACGGCCAGGGCGAACTGTTCCTGGAACACCTCGGCAGGCTGCCCATCGACCCCGCCGACGAGCCGCTTCCGGTGGCGCACCCGCCCGAGCCCGAGCCGTACCGCTGGGTGGCGTCGCTGAACGCCCCCACCCCCGGCCCGCCTGCCCTACCCCCCTCCTCAGCCCTCACCCCAGCCCGGCACGAGCCCACAAGGACGCAGCAGTGA
- a CDS encoding HAMP domain-containing protein, whose amino-acid sequence MPLLGGVRPPIAALLCALLAVAAFPTLGLGTVHEQDVPQAVRDGERRIAEDAAASVRTSIDARAAAVRRAAASARPADGGTPAAVLRSLVPAGPPALGASLLDPDTGKAVAAGGEGVPLTGAAAVALAKSGTANIAPRLASSGGAEPRLLLFARVTVPTAVGKQDENHDQARDQTGDQGAGERELLLVVSERATAPVVYGEVRTGQLVDRNGKVLASAATVGTDPAPDTDDRTGPAAAADAAGAGRRAGDSSGSMLGDGHDGLRRVAGWASVSAVDGKDDSSGLGLTVVTSQDVAPAKDGADHTGFALVAAGLLVVIALLVTAVLWRTVQLPLLRLHLSAARLARGVCGLSGAAEELARPVPAALFGEPRRVGRALESIRRQLLGETGPEPVRPVRRRPGLRSVAVVCALVIAVWAVPLLFLLNRVPAARAVPATTVADQQARTEAAADRVRQSLGQSCTDLAAVASAISGMPPERATEVLRREHAGHPTFRSLYVLDRTGAVVLRVGKQPLRTLVHAPTGQGITQVTTSGKIPTIAAYAQIPAAGNAKNAKGAADTAPAVVVAEIGVNGLNDLVARPGLGKVWLTDERHRVLASSTGFRAFQPLPSRGLTSLVDRTGAAPGGRGRPESAVLDAGAGPGEGLSVAAAAPLAQSGPAAGLGWQVVSAEPAAALKLAAYEVQARTMLAGLLALSVGVACLGWLHIVVVRPLRALTGCAERLAGGDRRTVLYPVHHDECGSVTRNLELLRQALVERDRGAGADVAPALVPKSQRGSAP is encoded by the coding sequence ATGCCACTGCTCGGAGGGGTCCGTCCGCCGATCGCGGCGCTGCTCTGTGCGCTGCTGGCGGTCGCCGCGTTTCCCACACTCGGGCTCGGCACCGTTCATGAACAGGACGTTCCCCAGGCCGTACGCGACGGGGAACGCCGGATCGCCGAGGATGCCGCCGCCTCGGTCAGAACCTCCATCGACGCCAGAGCCGCCGCGGTGCGTCGCGCTGCGGCGTCGGCCAGACCCGCCGACGGCGGCACTCCCGCGGCCGTACTGCGATCCCTCGTCCCGGCCGGGCCCCCTGCGCTGGGCGCTTCGCTGCTCGACCCGGACACCGGAAAAGCGGTGGCCGCCGGCGGTGAAGGGGTGCCGCTGACCGGGGCGGCTGCGGTGGCCCTGGCGAAGTCCGGTACCGCGAACATCGCGCCCCGGCTGGCCTCTTCAGGCGGTGCCGAACCCCGGCTGCTGCTCTTCGCCCGGGTCACTGTGCCCACTGCGGTCGGCAAGCAGGACGAGAACCACGACCAGGCACGCGACCAGACGGGGGACCAGGGCGCCGGCGAACGCGAACTCCTGCTGGTCGTATCGGAGAGGGCCACTGCTCCGGTGGTGTACGGAGAAGTGCGCACCGGTCAACTGGTGGACCGGAACGGCAAGGTGCTCGCCAGCGCCGCCACCGTCGGCACGGACCCGGCGCCCGACACCGACGACCGCACCGGGCCCGCCGCCGCGGCGGACGCCGCCGGCGCCGGCCGACGCGCCGGGGACTCCTCGGGGAGCATGCTCGGTGACGGTCACGACGGGCTGCGCAGGGTCGCGGGCTGGGCATCGGTCTCCGCGGTGGACGGCAAGGACGACAGCTCCGGCCTGGGGCTGACGGTCGTCACGTCCCAGGATGTGGCTCCGGCGAAGGACGGAGCCGATCACACCGGGTTCGCCCTCGTGGCCGCGGGCCTGCTGGTGGTGATCGCGCTGCTGGTCACCGCGGTGCTGTGGCGCACCGTGCAACTTCCGCTGCTGCGGCTGCACCTGTCCGCCGCCCGGCTGGCCAGGGGTGTCTGCGGCTTGTCGGGGGCGGCGGAGGAACTGGCGCGGCCGGTGCCGGCCGCCCTGTTCGGCGAGCCCCGCAGGGTCGGCCGGGCGTTGGAGTCGATACGCCGCCAACTGCTCGGCGAGACGGGGCCGGAGCCCGTGCGGCCGGTGCGACGCCGGCCCGGTCTCCGGTCGGTTGCCGTGGTCTGCGCACTCGTGATCGCCGTGTGGGCGGTGCCGCTGCTGTTCCTGCTCAACCGGGTACCCGCCGCCAGGGCCGTACCGGCAACCACCGTCGCCGACCAGCAGGCACGCACCGAGGCCGCCGCCGACCGGGTGCGGCAGTCCCTCGGGCAGAGCTGCACCGACCTCGCAGCGGTGGCGTCGGCCATCTCCGGTATGCCACCGGAGCGGGCGACGGAGGTGCTGCGGCGCGAACACGCCGGCCATCCCACCTTCCGGTCGCTGTACGTGCTGGACCGCACCGGTGCCGTCGTGCTGCGGGTCGGCAAGCAGCCGCTGCGCACCCTCGTCCATGCACCGACCGGTCAGGGCATCACCCAGGTCACCACGTCCGGCAAGATCCCCACCATCGCCGCCTACGCCCAGATCCCTGCGGCGGGCAACGCCAAGAACGCCAAGGGCGCCGCGGACACCGCCCCGGCCGTGGTCGTCGCCGAGATCGGGGTGAACGGGCTGAACGACCTCGTGGCGCGGCCGGGGCTCGGCAAGGTGTGGCTGACCGACGAGCGCCACCGGGTGCTCGCGTCGAGCACCGGCTTCCGGGCCTTCCAGCCCCTTCCCAGCCGGGGCCTCACCAGCCTCGTGGACAGGACCGGCGCCGCGCCGGGCGGCCGGGGCAGACCGGAGTCGGCCGTCCTGGACGCGGGCGCCGGGCCGGGCGAGGGCTTGTCGGTGGCGGCCGCCGCGCCCCTGGCACAGTCCGGGCCGGCCGCCGGACTGGGCTGGCAGGTGGTCTCCGCCGAGCCCGCCGCGGCGCTCAAACTGGCGGCGTACGAGGTCCAGGCGCGCACCATGCTGGCCGGGCTGCTCGCCCTGTCCGTGGGCGTCGCCTGCCTGGGTTGGCTGCACATCGTCGTGGTCAGACCGCTGCGCGCCCTCACCGGGTGCGCCGAGCGGCTGGCCGGCGGCGACCGCCGCACCGTCCTGTACCCGGTCCACCACGACGAGTGCGGCTCGGTCACCCGCAACCTGGAGCTGCTCCGGCAGGCCCTGGTGGAACGGGACCGCGGCGCCGGAGCCGACGTGGCCCCGGCCCTTGTCCCCAAGTCCCAGCGCGGCAGCGCGCCGTAG
- a CDS encoding alpha/beta hydrolase family protein → MKHARKRQSRLRARVAGTTGALAVVLGAGVVPATAAAKTAGTPTTVTKPEDTPQAPGQLTLPAPTGSHRVGTVDLHLRDTRRADPWIPGNQPRELMVTLWYPATHTSRYPATPWMQPAAAAHFLAARQMPPGAVTLPTTAGHTGAPVDHKAGKLPVLLYSTGLHGDRAMGTALAQDLASRGYLVVTIDHTHDAGEVEFPGGRLELNTMPAGTHASHTIAVRAADTHFVINQLAALARGHNPDVDHKALPHGLSKAVDMHRIGMFGASLGGGTVPAAMHADSRIRAGADLDGQFFGSEISKPLDRPFLLFSSQHHNRNDDSSWARLWKHLHGERIDLKLRGAEHNSFTDSEALLPQAPAAFGLTPPQLVQILGTIAPTRAIEIQRTYLAAFFDKELRHHHSHLLDGPSHHYPEVAFVR, encoded by the coding sequence ATGAAGCACGCACGAAAGCGCCAGAGCCGGCTGCGCGCCCGGGTCGCCGGTACCACAGGAGCACTGGCCGTCGTCCTGGGTGCCGGGGTCGTGCCCGCCACCGCCGCGGCGAAGACCGCCGGTACGCCCACGACAGTGACCAAGCCCGAGGACACCCCGCAGGCCCCGGGCCAGTTGACCCTCCCCGCCCCCACCGGTTCCCATCGCGTCGGTACGGTCGACCTCCACCTGCGCGACACCAGGCGCGCGGATCCGTGGATACCCGGAAACCAGCCTCGGGAGCTGATGGTCACGCTGTGGTACCCGGCCACGCACACCAGCCGCTATCCCGCCACCCCTTGGATGCAACCCGCAGCGGCCGCCCACTTCCTGGCGGCCCGTCAGATGCCGCCGGGCGCGGTGACCCTGCCCACCACCGCCGGCCACACCGGCGCCCCGGTCGACCACAAGGCCGGCAAGCTGCCGGTGCTGCTGTACTCAACCGGACTGCACGGGGACCGCGCGATGGGCACCGCACTGGCCCAGGACCTGGCCAGCCGCGGCTACTTGGTCGTCACCATCGACCACACCCACGACGCCGGCGAGGTGGAGTTCCCCGGCGGGCGGCTTGAGCTGAACACCATGCCGGCGGGGACCCACGCGTCCCACACGATCGCCGTCCGGGCGGCGGACACCCACTTCGTGATCAACCAACTTGCCGCGCTCGCCCGGGGCCACAACCCCGACGTCGACCACAAGGCCCTGCCCCACGGGCTGTCCAAGGCCGTGGACATGCACCGTATCGGGATGTTCGGCGCATCCCTCGGCGGCGGGACCGTGCCCGCGGCCATGCACGCCGACTCCAGGATCCGCGCGGGGGCGGACCTGGACGGCCAGTTCTTCGGGTCGGAGATCAGCAAGCCACTCGACCGCCCCTTCCTGCTGTTCAGCTCCCAACACCACAACCGCAACGACGACTCCAGCTGGGCGAGGCTCTGGAAGCACCTGCACGGAGAGCGGATCGACCTGAAGCTGCGCGGCGCCGAGCACAACTCCTTCACCGACAGTGAGGCCCTACTCCCCCAGGCACCGGCCGCCTTCGGACTCACCCCTCCCCAACTGGTCCAGATTCTGGGCACCATCGCCCCGACCCGCGCCATCGAAATCCAACGCACCTACCTCGCGGCCTTCTTCGACAAGGAACTGCGCCACCACCACAGTCACCTGCTCGACGGCCCGTCACACCACTACCCGGAAGTCGCCTTCGTGCGCTGA
- a CDS encoding L,D-transpeptidase: protein MELLVTPSDIPAPARLRTPRPRLPLSVGQPPPAAPRRRRQKRGVLAASVLITTGAMALSGCGGSGAASGDEGAKDASGPRIKVSARNGATDAGLTTGVRVSGGKLTGVRLVRVDDGAPIKGSIAADGSSWEPSARLERGTKYQLVATAKDDRGRTATENATFTTVSPKNSFTASYTPDGGKTVGVGMPVSFDFDRSITDKKDVQSHITVTSSSGQQVVGHWFGSQRLDFRPQEYWKAGSKVTMKIDLDGVKGGGGITGVQSKTVTFTVGRSQVSTVDMNTQTMTVVRDGRTIKSVPISGGSPKNPTYNGQMVISEKLVQTRMDGSTVGFGNPGKTYDIPDVPHAMRLSASGTFVHGNYWGNPSDFGRTGTSHGCIGLRDSKGGGGETLGKWFFDQSLVGDVVVVRNSPEQTVKPDNGLNGWNLSWSDWQAGSAL from the coding sequence ATGGAGCTGCTCGTGACACCGTCCGATATCCCCGCGCCTGCGCGGTTGCGCACCCCGCGCCCTCGGCTGCCCCTGTCAGTGGGGCAGCCGCCGCCTGCGGCGCCGCGCCGCCGCCGGCAGAAGCGCGGCGTGCTCGCCGCCTCGGTGCTGATCACCACGGGTGCGATGGCCCTGTCCGGGTGCGGCGGGAGCGGCGCGGCGAGCGGCGACGAAGGAGCCAAGGACGCGTCCGGCCCGAGGATCAAGGTCTCGGCGCGGAACGGCGCCACCGACGCCGGACTCACCACCGGCGTCAGGGTCAGCGGCGGCAAGCTGACCGGCGTACGGCTGGTCCGGGTGGACGACGGCGCCCCGATCAAGGGCTCGATAGCCGCCGACGGCTCCTCCTGGGAGCCCTCGGCCCGGCTGGAGCGCGGTACCAAGTACCAGCTGGTCGCCACCGCCAAGGACGACCGCGGCCGGACGGCCACCGAGAACGCCACGTTCACCACGGTCTCCCCGAAGAACAGCTTCACCGCCTCCTACACCCCCGACGGCGGCAAGACCGTCGGCGTGGGGATGCCGGTGTCCTTCGACTTCGACCGGTCGATCACCGACAAGAAGGACGTCCAGTCCCACATCACGGTGACCTCCAGCAGCGGCCAGCAGGTCGTCGGCCACTGGTTCGGCTCCCAGCGCCTGGACTTCCGGCCCCAGGAGTACTGGAAGGCCGGCTCCAAGGTCACGATGAAGATCGACCTGGACGGCGTGAAGGGCGGCGGCGGCATCACCGGCGTGCAGTCCAAGACGGTGACCTTCACCGTCGGCCGGTCCCAGGTCTCCACCGTCGACATGAACACCCAGACCATGACGGTCGTTCGCGACGGCAGGACCATCAAGTCCGTGCCGATCTCCGGTGGCAGCCCGAAGAACCCGACCTACAACGGCCAGATGGTGATCTCGGAGAAGCTCGTGCAGACCCGGATGGACGGCTCGACCGTGGGCTTCGGCAACCCCGGGAAGACCTACGACATCCCTGATGTGCCGCATGCGATGCGGCTGTCGGCCTCGGGCACCTTCGTCCACGGCAACTACTGGGGCAACCCGTCGGACTTCGGCCGCACCGGCACCAGCCACGGTTGCATCGGGCTGCGGGACAGCAAGGGTGGCGGGGGTGAGACCCTCGGCAAGTGGTTCTTCGACCAGTCGCTCGTCGGCGATGTCGTGGTCGTCAGGAACTCGCCCGAGCAGACCGTCAAACCGGACAACGGCCTCAACGGATGGAACCTGTCCTGGTCCGACTGGCAGGCGGGCAGCGCGTTGTGA
- a CDS encoding oxidoreductase, with protein MTSETITAAASGTWKLGDLTVNRIGFGAMRLPQTGKALVPEAVPRDRDQAISVLRRAVELGVNHIDTAAFYFSALRSANELINRALAPYPDDLVITTKVGETRDPSGAWLPHARPEQLRGLVEENLRQLGRDHLDVVNLRIAGTDSIAERFGALAELREAGLIRHLGISNVHPHHLAEAQAIAPVVCVQNMYGLGVRPEQDAFVRTCGEQGVAFVPFYAIAAEGRQAGASGSEPPEILAVARAHGAGPAQVRIAWTLHRGPHVLAIPGTGDPGHLASNVAAGALRLSADEIALLDSLHRRNP; from the coding sequence ATGACCTCAGAGACGATCACCGCCGCCGCATCGGGAACCTGGAAGCTGGGAGACCTGACGGTCAACCGGATCGGCTTCGGGGCGATGCGCCTGCCGCAGACCGGCAAGGCGCTCGTGCCCGAGGCCGTCCCGCGCGACCGCGACCAGGCGATCAGCGTGCTTCGCCGCGCCGTCGAGCTCGGCGTGAACCACATCGACACCGCCGCGTTCTACTTCTCCGCGCTGCGCTCGGCCAACGAACTGATCAACCGGGCCCTGGCCCCCTACCCGGACGACCTCGTCATCACCACCAAGGTCGGGGAGACACGCGACCCGTCGGGAGCGTGGCTGCCCCACGCCAGGCCGGAGCAGTTGCGCGGACTGGTCGAGGAGAACCTGCGCCAGCTCGGCCGTGACCACCTGGACGTGGTGAACCTCCGCATCGCCGGCACCGATTCGATCGCCGAGCGCTTCGGTGCGCTGGCCGAGCTGCGCGAGGCCGGACTCATCCGCCACCTCGGCATCTCCAACGTCCACCCCCATCACCTCGCCGAGGCTCAGGCCATCGCGCCCGTGGTGTGCGTGCAGAACATGTACGGCCTCGGAGTGCGGCCCGAGCAGGACGCGTTCGTCCGCACCTGCGGCGAGCAGGGCGTCGCCTTCGTGCCGTTCTACGCGATCGCCGCCGAGGGACGCCAAGCCGGCGCGAGCGGCAGCGAACCCCCGGAGATCCTGGCCGTCGCCCGGGCACACGGGGCCGGCCCCGCCCAGGTGCGGATCGCCTGGACCCTGCACCGCGGCCCCCACGTACTGGCCATCCCGGGCACCGGTGACCCCGGCCACCTGGCATCGAACGTGGCCGCAGGCGCCCTCCGGCTCTCCGCGGACGAGATCGCCCTGCTCGACTCCCTGCACCGCCGGAACCCCTGA